A window from Gottschalkiaceae bacterium SANA encodes these proteins:
- a CDS encoding DUF4332 domain-containing protein: MHRISMIEGIGPTYQRRLDAAGIHTTEDLLTKCKKRSSRHHLADDTGISEKMILRWTNHADLFRIKGIGEEYADLLEAAGIDTVPELGRRNPEHLYEALRIVNEDKRLVKKIPSQNQIHNWIQEAKILPRMITY, translated from the coding sequence ATGCATCGTATTTCAATGATTGAAGGAATCGGCCCCACTTATCAAAGAAGATTAGACGCCGCTGGTATTCATACAACTGAAGACTTATTGACGAAGTGCAAAAAAAGAAGTTCTCGCCACCATTTGGCCGACGATACCGGAATTTCAGAAAAAATGATTCTCCGTTGGACCAATCACGCTGACTTGTTCCGCATCAAAGGAATTGGCGAAGAGTATGCAGATCTATTGGAGGCAGCTGGAATTGATACTGTGCCCGAATTGGGACGCCGCAATCCAGAACATCTTTATGAAGCTCTGCGTATTGTGAATGAGGACAAGCGCTTGGTGAAAAAAATTCCAAGTCAAAATCAAATTCATAACTGGATTCAAGAAGCCAAGATTTTACCAAGAATGATCACTTATTAA
- the buk_1 gene encoding butyrate kinase, which yields MKRILAINPGSTSTKIAWYEDQKQVFSQGIDHPVDELEKFAHVQDQFAMRKNAIEVLLEDKGLDYHDLDGFVGRGGLLPPVSSGAYRVNQAMVDRLTNRPLVEHASNLGALIAFAFAEELDVPAYIYDSVAVDEMMPIAKISGMPEIKRQSFSHALNARAMAMKTARELERSYEDMNLIVAHLGGGISVTAHQKGRMVDLVSDDEGSFSPERVGGLPSRSLMKLCYSGDYDAGVMKKKLQGKGGFSAYLATLDAREVERMILKGDEKAKLIYEAMAYQIAKSIAQLSVVFKGELDGIVITGGIAYSKMITDWIVERISFLAPVYLQAGEHELESLAFGALRVLEGSEAAKEYKENEE from the coding sequence ATGAAACGAATTTTAGCGATTAATCCAGGTTCAACGTCAACAAAAATTGCCTGGTATGAAGATCAAAAGCAGGTTTTCTCTCAGGGAATTGACCATCCTGTTGATGAATTGGAAAAATTTGCTCATGTACAGGATCAATTTGCTATGCGGAAAAATGCGATTGAAGTGCTTTTAGAGGATAAAGGCCTTGACTATCACGACCTGGATGGTTTTGTTGGTCGCGGCGGATTGTTGCCGCCTGTTTCTTCTGGCGCATATCGCGTGAATCAAGCCATGGTGGATCGTCTGACAAACAGGCCCTTGGTAGAACATGCATCTAATTTGGGCGCCTTAATTGCTTTCGCCTTTGCAGAAGAGTTGGACGTTCCGGCTTATATCTATGATTCTGTAGCGGTTGATGAAATGATGCCGATTGCAAAGATTTCCGGTATGCCGGAAATCAAACGACAGTCCTTTTCCCATGCTTTAAATGCACGGGCTATGGCGATGAAAACAGCAAGGGAACTTGAACGATCTTATGAAGACATGAATTTGATTGTTGCACACTTGGGCGGAGGTATTTCTGTTACCGCGCATCAAAAGGGAAGAATGGTGGATTTAGTTTCTGATGATGAAGGATCATTTTCACCGGAACGTGTTGGTGGTTTGCCTAGCCGTTCTCTTATGAAATTATGTTATTCGGGAGACTATGATGCGGGAGTCATGAAGAAAAAATTGCAGGGGAAAGGCGGATTCAGCGCCTATTTAGCTACACTAGATGCGCGGGAAGTCGAGCGGATGATTTTGAAAGGTGATGAAAAAGCCAAATTAATCTATGAGGCCATGGCCTACCAAATTGCGAAAAGTATTGCGCAACTCTCGGTTGTCTTTAAAGGTGAATTGGATGGGATTGTGATTACAGGGGGTATTGCCTACTCGAAAATGATAACGGATTGGATTGTTGAACGGATTTCATTTTTAGCGCCTGTGTACTTGCAAGCTGGGGAGCATGAATTGGAAAGTTTGGCCTTTGGTGCCTTACGCGTTTTGGAAGGCAGCGAAGCAGCAAAAGAATATAAGGAAAACGAAGAATAA
- a CDS encoding metallophosphoesterase family protein, producing the protein METMWKIAVLSDIHGNFPALEACLKQIERERCQEIFVLGDSIGIGPYVNETLDRLLSRKDIVMLLGNHEQQLIHGLQAELGSMSRGELQHHRWVKGIIKPEYLEQMETLDMQMTRCFGETTVQMQHYAYGPKGKFYAALKDPTAEALDSLFSISHAEVALYGHSHCRSDVYSTHSGTRYLNPGALGTSRQGLARFLILQFSAAGFAAHWESVPYDLALVMQEMERREVPDRLFLKKIFFE; encoded by the coding sequence ATGGAAACCATGTGGAAAATAGCAGTTCTTAGTGATATTCACGGGAATTTTCCTGCCTTAGAGGCGTGTTTAAAACAGATAGAGCGTGAGCGTTGCCAGGAAATATTTGTCTTGGGAGACAGCATCGGAATCGGTCCCTATGTCAATGAAACCCTGGATCGACTCTTAAGCCGCAAAGATATTGTCATGCTACTTGGAAATCATGAACAGCAATTGATTCATGGACTTCAGGCGGAACTTGGATCGATGTCTCGTGGAGAATTGCAGCATCACCGTTGGGTGAAGGGGATCATCAAACCGGAGTATTTGGAACAGATGGAAACCCTAGACATGCAAATGACGCGGTGCTTTGGAGAGACAACGGTACAGATGCAGCACTATGCGTATGGGCCAAAGGGAAAATTTTATGCAGCACTGAAGGATCCGACAGCAGAAGCGCTAGATAGTTTATTTTCTATTTCCCACGCAGAAGTGGCATTGTATGGACACTCCCATTGCAGAAGCGATGTGTATAGCACACATAGCGGCACTCGGTATTTAAATCCGGGTGCTCTTGGAACTAGCAGGCAAGGGCTAGCCCGATTCTTGATCCTGCAATTTTCAGCAGCGGGATTCGCGGCCCATTGGGAATCTGTACCCTATGATTTAGCCCTTGTAATGCAAGAAATGGAGAGGCGAGAGGTACCGGACCGGCTGTTTTTGAAAAAAATATTTTTTGAGTAA
- a CDS encoding UvrD-helicase domain-containing protein: MSKNRISITDQRERDAIIKNLNENFLVEAGAGSGKTTSLKGRILALIGTGTLKPSQIAAITFTNKAAGEIKERVYEGLLQAHQRAEIEEEKQRFSMAVDSFDDLFIGTIHSFCGRVLKTYPIESGLLPGFTEMTDLDEQVELDRAWRQFLLDPDQTATDRWRKLGLSLELFRQNTQTVIRNADLDLPAAAVSYPKWDRIEESIRAWIEEAKPFIPIEEPGVSYDGVQEVLFELEFSLTHLDLSQLENQWWVLQKAASVKPSKVTLKRWTDKKWAKEFKTTTLEDFQMEMDAANQSWMQAQYPQCIALLKEFAAYYVSYKRERNLVSFDDLLQLTALVLKQPEIGRHYQEAIHCLFIDEFQDTDPIQTEIMDAITRKDGQLRQGSLFVVGDPKQSIYRFRRADIEIYNRVKESMDKEGEVLHLTSNFRSANALSHALTPVFERWFPREEDAHQAEYAPMNTIKEKVMERNLSIKPGVYKLDIPEEKKKDEALLVEAEAIAQVIRHAVDEGNAKYEDFLLLSRQKKGLGVYAEVLTQWGIPVQVTGENKAVQAPEIQELNYLLYYLSDPTPTNLYIVLRGLFFGFSEQDILLLKQSVGSVSLEVERLDGLADEALRERFMDAEQWLKALMADSFDLPPAVFFRKLIVESGILASAADRKPVRGLLIHLMEVVAGLQAQGIYQLKEIVQRISTYLTHELEEELDPDGSLNQTRIMNVHKSKGLEAAIVFLVGPMNNKGKRTRKPSWVVRREGDGAKGYLSLAEQFGFASKPVAEPARFSEIQEWEQPFLQAEEYRLLYVAATRAKHALVIASMGDNKYNPWQAILPAADQDMRIPEKLEQPMDQPMQGGVGLWQDWKEERRTHSYCVVTPSLHSDRSILEGVEREFGGSAVFGSLIHLAFERLIRYGQEAANQVVDQEAIDPLMKRRGKRIVKKFIKSDLYARIQSAKSRMPEMRITTSLADGSLFQGVIDLVFEEDDGWVIIDYKTDHYKAEADRLKLETYYQSQIQAYRDVFQEITKQKVKETQIYFTHEPEQLP, encoded by the coding sequence ATGAGTAAGAATCGTATTTCAATCACCGATCAACGGGAACGGGATGCAATTATTAAAAACCTGAATGAAAACTTCTTGGTGGAAGCCGGGGCCGGTTCTGGAAAAACAACGTCCTTGAAGGGGCGCATCCTGGCTTTGATTGGAACGGGAACGCTGAAGCCGTCTCAGATTGCTGCGATTACCTTTACCAACAAGGCAGCTGGAGAGATCAAAGAACGGGTGTATGAGGGACTTTTGCAAGCCCATCAACGTGCAGAAATAGAGGAAGAGAAGCAACGCTTCTCTATGGCGGTGGATAGCTTTGATGACTTGTTTATCGGAACCATTCATAGTTTTTGTGGACGTGTATTGAAGACTTATCCCATTGAGAGTGGACTGCTTCCTGGCTTTACAGAAATGACGGATCTAGATGAGCAGGTGGAGTTGGACCGTGCGTGGCGACAGTTTTTGTTAGACCCAGACCAGACGGCAACAGACCGGTGGCGTAAACTTGGACTATCCTTGGAATTATTTCGACAAAACACCCAAACGGTGATTCGAAACGCCGATTTGGACTTGCCGGCAGCGGCCGTTTCTTACCCCAAGTGGGATCGGATTGAAGAATCGATTCGGGCGTGGATTGAAGAAGCAAAACCCTTTATTCCTATTGAAGAGCCAGGGGTTTCCTACGACGGTGTGCAAGAGGTTTTGTTTGAATTGGAGTTCTCTTTGACTCATCTTGATTTAAGTCAATTGGAGAATCAATGGTGGGTTCTGCAGAAGGCTGCATCCGTAAAGCCATCGAAGGTAACCTTGAAGAGATGGACCGATAAAAAATGGGCGAAAGAATTTAAGACAACAACATTGGAAGATTTTCAGATGGAGATGGATGCGGCTAATCAAAGTTGGATGCAGGCGCAATATCCGCAATGCATTGCACTCTTAAAGGAATTTGCAGCCTATTACGTTTCTTACAAGCGAGAGCGAAATCTGGTTAGTTTTGACGATTTGTTGCAATTGACAGCTCTTGTACTCAAGCAGCCTGAGATTGGCAGACACTATCAGGAAGCTATTCATTGTCTTTTTATCGATGAATTTCAGGATACGGATCCCATTCAAACAGAGATTATGGATGCCATTACACGTAAAGACGGCCAGCTCCGTCAAGGAAGTCTCTTTGTTGTGGGGGATCCCAAGCAGTCCATTTATCGTTTTCGACGGGCAGACATTGAGATCTATAATCGCGTGAAGGAAAGCATGGACAAGGAAGGCGAAGTCTTACATTTAACGTCTAATTTTCGATCCGCCAACGCCCTGTCACATGCGTTAACCCCAGTCTTTGAAAGGTGGTTCCCAAGAGAAGAGGATGCCCATCAGGCGGAGTATGCGCCGATGAATACGATAAAGGAAAAGGTGATGGAACGGAACTTGTCCATTAAACCTGGCGTATATAAGCTGGATATTCCCGAAGAAAAGAAAAAGGATGAGGCTCTTTTAGTGGAAGCAGAGGCAATTGCACAAGTGATTCGCCATGCAGTTGATGAGGGAAATGCTAAATATGAGGACTTTTTGTTGTTGTCTCGACAGAAAAAAGGATTGGGTGTTTATGCTGAGGTCCTCACCCAGTGGGGAATTCCTGTACAGGTGACAGGAGAGAACAAGGCGGTTCAAGCGCCAGAAATTCAGGAATTGAATTATCTTTTATACTACCTGTCCGATCCAACACCTACGAATTTATATATTGTTTTACGTGGTCTGTTTTTTGGATTTTCGGAACAAGATATTTTACTCTTAAAACAGAGCGTCGGTTCTGTTTCCCTTGAAGTGGAGAGGCTTGATGGTCTTGCAGATGAGGCCTTGCGTGAACGGTTTATGGATGCGGAGCAATGGTTGAAAGCCTTGATGGCGGACAGTTTTGATTTGCCGCCAGCTGTCTTCTTTAGAAAATTGATTGTAGAATCGGGTATTCTGGCAAGTGCAGCCGACAGAAAACCAGTGCGCGGTCTTTTGATTCATCTTATGGAAGTGGTAGCGGGCTTACAGGCCCAGGGGATCTATCAACTGAAGGAGATCGTTCAGCGGATTTCCACTTATTTGACCCATGAATTAGAGGAAGAATTGGATCCTGATGGCAGCTTGAATCAGACTCGGATTATGAATGTGCACAAGTCCAAGGGACTGGAAGCGGCCATTGTTTTTCTTGTTGGTCCCATGAATAACAAGGGCAAACGCACAAGAAAGCCTTCTTGGGTGGTTCGTCGTGAAGGAGATGGGGCCAAAGGATATTTGTCACTGGCTGAACAGTTTGGGTTTGCAAGCAAACCCGTGGCAGAGCCGGCCCGATTTTCTGAGATTCAGGAGTGGGAGCAACCGTTCTTGCAAGCGGAAGAGTATCGACTTTTGTATGTTGCTGCAACGCGGGCTAAACATGCTTTGGTGATTGCTTCTATGGGGGACAACAAATACAATCCTTGGCAAGCTATTTTGCCGGCGGCTGATCAGGACATGAGAATTCCTGAAAAGTTAGAACAACCGATGGATCAACCCATGCAAGGAGGTGTAGGTCTATGGCAGGATTGGAAAGAAGAGCGTAGGACACATAGCTATTGTGTGGTGACACCGAGCTTACACAGCGATCGTTCGATTTTAGAAGGGGTTGAACGAGAATTTGGGGGATCAGCTGTCTTTGGCTCCTTGATTCACTTGGCCTTTGAACGCTTGATCCGTTATGGTCAAGAGGCGGCGAACCAAGTAGTTGACCAGGAAGCAATTGATCCCTTGATGAAAAGACGGGGAAAGCGGATTGTAAAGAAATTTATAAAATCGGATTTGTATGCGCGAATTCAATCAGCGAAGTCGAGGATGCCCGAGATGCGGATCACCACGAGTTTGGCGGACGGATCGCTGTTTCAAGGGGTGATCGACCTGGTTTTTGAAGAGGACGATGGATGGGTGATTATCGATTATAAAACCGATCACTATAAGGCGGAAGCAGATCGGCTTAAATTGGAAACCTATTATCAGTCACAGATTCAGGCATATCGTGATGTATTTCAAGAAATCACCAAGCAAAAGGTGAAGGAAACCCAGATTTATTTCACCCATGAACCCGAACAACTGCCATGA